One genomic window of Chelonia mydas isolate rCheMyd1 chromosome 27, rCheMyd1.pri.v2, whole genome shotgun sequence includes the following:
- the DDX42 gene encoding ATP-dependent RNA helicase DDX42 isoform X1, with protein MEKEIADIMNWNKGGPGTKRGFGFGGFAIAPGKKEEPKLPSQSHSAFGTPGSSAAFGKSAPPQLPSFYKIGSKRANFDEENAYFEDEEEDSSNVDLPYIPAENSPTRQQFNSKSGDSDSEDDPLEAFMAEVEDQAARDMKRLEEKDKERKNTKGIRDDIEEEDDQEAYFRYMAENPTAGVVPEEEEDNLEYDSDGNPIAPSKKVIDPLPPIDHSEIEYPPFEKNFYEEHEEISSLTPQQIVELRHKLNLRVSGAAPPRPGSSFAHFGFDEQLMHQIRKSEYTQPTPIQCQGVPVALSGRDMIGIAKTGSGKTAAFIWPMLIHIMDQKELEPGDGPIAVIVCPTRELCQQIHAECKRFGKAYNLRSVAVYGGGSMWEQAKALQEGAEIVVCTPGRLIDHVKKKATNLQRVSYLVFDEADRMFDMGFEYQVRSVASHVRPDRQTLLFSATFRKKIEKLARDILIDPIRVVQGDIGEANEDVTQIVEILPSGPSKWNWLTRHLVEFTSSGSVLLFVTKKANAEELANNLKQEDHNLGLLHGDMDQSERNKVISDFKKKGIPILVATDVAARGLDIPSIKTVINYDVARDIDTHTHRIGRTGRAGEKGIAYTLLTPKDSNFAGDLVRNMEGANQHVSKELLDLAMQNAWFRKSRFKGGKGKKLNIGGGGLGYRERPGLGSDGSDRGSSSNVMSNYEAYKPSTGAMGDRLSAMKAAFQSQYKSHFVAASLNNQKTGSSAAGASGWTSAGSLNSVPTNSAQQNAASPDSPIAAAAVKGIPGFTSAGNLSSVPAYPGLGIQGYNSTSASINSREGGNGGGGGGGGGGGGRERYSDNRSNRHNDSPARHGDGSGRHGDSQRHGDGGGRHSDGYRQGDNRHGDSHRHGESRHSSGGSNSSRHGDGRNNGDGRNNGDGRNNEGRNNESRINENKKDGSNRDSKTDGFAVPEPPKRKKSRWDS; from the exons ATGGAAAA AGAGATTGCTGACATCATGAACTGGAACAAAGGTGGGCCTGGCACCAAAAGAGGCTTTGGTTTTGGAGGATTTGCCATAGCCCCTGGAAAAAAAGAGGAACCAAAACTCCCTTCACAGTCCCATAGTGCTTTTGGAACACCTGGCTCTTCAGCTGCGTTTGGGAAGTCAGCACCGCCTCAGCTCCCTTCTTTCTATAAAATTGGATCAAAGCGAGCAAACTTTGATGAGGAGAATGC ATACTTTGAGGATGAAGAGGAAGATTCCAGCAACGTTGATTTGCCATACATTCCTGCAGAGAATTCCCCCACTCGCCAGCAGTTTAATTCCAAATCGGGAGACTCTGACAGTGAAGATGATCCCTTGGAAGCATTCATGGCTGAAGTGGAG GATCAAGCAGCTCGAGACATGAAGAGACTTGAAGagaaagacaaggaaagaaagaataCAAA GGGTATTCGAGATGACATTGAAGAGGAAGATGACCAA GAAGCTTATTTTCGCTACATGGCAGAAAATCCTACTGCTGGTGTGGtcccagaagaggaagaggataaCTTGGAATATGATAGTGATGGGAATCCAATTGCGCCATCCAAAAAAGTCATAGATCCTCTTCCACCTATTGATCATTCAGAG ATTGAATACCCTCCATTTGAGAAGAACTTCTACGAGGAGCACGAAGAAATCAGCAGCCTCACCCCACAGCAGATAGTGGAACTACGACATAAATTGAATTTACGG GTCTCTGGTGCCGCTCCCCCCAGACCTGGCAGTAGTTTTGCTCATTTTGGATTTGATGAACAGCTTATGCATCAAATTCGGAAATCTGAGTATACCCAGCCCACTCCTATACAATGTCAG gGTGTTCCAGTTGCATTAAGTGGCAGAGACATGATTGGCATAGCTAAGACTGGAAGTGGGAAAACCGCAGCCTTCATCTGGCCAATGTTGATCCACATCATGGATCAAAaggagctggagccaggggaTGGTCCCATTGCAGTGATCGTGTGCCCAACCAGAGAGCTTTGCCAACAG ATCCATGCTGAATGTAAACGCTTTGGTAAAGCGTATAACCTGCGCTCGGTAGCCGTGTATGGAGGAGGAAGTATGTGGGAACAAGCCAAAGCTctgcaggaaggggcagagatAGTCGTCTGCACACCA GGTCGCTTGATTGATCATGTGAAGAAGAAAGCTACCAATCTTCAAAGAGTCTCCTATCTTGTGTTTGATGAAGCAGACAGAATGTTTGACATGGGTTTTG aATATCAAGTGAGATCAGTTGCCAGCCATGTGCGCCCTGACAGACAAA CTCTCTTGTTCAGTGCCACTTTTCGTAAAAAGATTGAGAAGTTGGCCAGAGATATCCTGATCGACCCGATTCGAGTGGTGCAGGGAGACATTGGAGAG GCAAATGAAGATGTTACACAAATTGTGGAGATTCTCCCCTCTGGTCCTAGCAAGTGGAACTGGCTGACCAGGCACCTGGTGGAGTTCACTTCTTCTGGGAGTGTTCTTCTCTTTGTCACCAAGAAAGCAAATGCAGAGGAGCTGGCCAATAACCTTAAACAGGAGGATCATAACCTAGGGCTGCTTCATGGTGACATGGACCAGAGCGAAAGGAATAAAGTCATTTCAGACTTTAAGAAAAAGGGGATCCCAATTCTGGTTGCTACTGATGTGGCAG CTCGTGGTCTGGATATTCCTTCCATTAAGACCGTGATCAATTACGATGTGGCCCGTGATATAGACACCCACACGCACAGAATTGGACGTACGGGCAGGGCTGGTGAGAAGGGAATAGCTTACACTTTACTGACTCCCAAGGATAGTAATTTTGCTGGTGATCTTGTCAGAAATATGGAAGGAGCCAATCAGCATGTTTCAAAAGAACTCTTGGACCTTGCAATGCAG AATGCCTGGTTCCGGAAATCCCGTTTCAAGGGAGGGAAAGGCAAGAAGCTGAACATCGGCGGTGGTGGCTTAGGGTACCGCGAGCGGCCTGGCCTGGGTTCAGATGGCTCT gaCCGTGGGAGCAGCAGCAATGTGATGAGTAACTATGAGGCGTACAAGCCATCCACTGGGGCAATGGGAGACAGATTGTCTGCAATGAAAGCAGCGTTTCAG TCACAATACAAGAGCCACTTTGTTGCTGCCAGCTTAAACAACCAGAAGACTGGTAGCTCTGCTGCTGGGGCCAGTGGATGGACCAGCGCTGGGAGCTTGAATTCAGTACCAACAAATTCAGCACAGCAGAATGCTGCAAGTCCTGACAGTCCGATTGCCGCTGCTGCAGTAAAGGGAATCCCAGGCTTTACCAGTGCTGGGAACCTGAGCAGTGTGCCTGCCTATCCAGGGCTGGGAATTCAGGGATACAACAGCACAAGTGCCAGCATCAACAGCAGAGAAGGCGGCAACGgcggtgggggtggtggaggcgGCGGTGGTGGCGGCAGAGAACGATACAGTGACAACAGAAGCAACCGGCACAATGACAGTCCTGCGCGCCATGGAGATGGTAGTGGTCGCCACGGTGACAGTCAGCGCCATGGAGATGGTGGTGGTCGCCACAGCGATGGCTACCGCCAGGGAGACAACCGCCATGGGGACAGCCACCGCCACGGTGAAAGCCGCCATTCTAGTGGTGGAAGCAACAGTAGCCGACATGGTGACGGCCGCAATAATGGTGATGGCCGCAATAATGGTGACGGCAGGAACAACGAGGGTAGAAACAACGAAAGCAGGATCAATGAGAACAAGAAAGATGGCAGCAACCGGGACAGCAAGACGGATGGTTTTGCTGTCCCCGAGCCCCCAAAGCGCAAGAAGAGCCGATGGGACAGTTAA
- the DDX42 gene encoding ATP-dependent RNA helicase DDX42 isoform X2: MNWNKGGPGTKRGFGFGGFAIAPGKKEEPKLPSQSHSAFGTPGSSAAFGKSAPPQLPSFYKIGSKRANFDEENAYFEDEEEDSSNVDLPYIPAENSPTRQQFNSKSGDSDSEDDPLEAFMAEVEDQAARDMKRLEEKDKERKNTKGIRDDIEEEDDQEAYFRYMAENPTAGVVPEEEEDNLEYDSDGNPIAPSKKVIDPLPPIDHSEIEYPPFEKNFYEEHEEISSLTPQQIVELRHKLNLRVSGAAPPRPGSSFAHFGFDEQLMHQIRKSEYTQPTPIQCQGVPVALSGRDMIGIAKTGSGKTAAFIWPMLIHIMDQKELEPGDGPIAVIVCPTRELCQQIHAECKRFGKAYNLRSVAVYGGGSMWEQAKALQEGAEIVVCTPGRLIDHVKKKATNLQRVSYLVFDEADRMFDMGFEYQVRSVASHVRPDRQTLLFSATFRKKIEKLARDILIDPIRVVQGDIGEANEDVTQIVEILPSGPSKWNWLTRHLVEFTSSGSVLLFVTKKANAEELANNLKQEDHNLGLLHGDMDQSERNKVISDFKKKGIPILVATDVAARGLDIPSIKTVINYDVARDIDTHTHRIGRTGRAGEKGIAYTLLTPKDSNFAGDLVRNMEGANQHVSKELLDLAMQNAWFRKSRFKGGKGKKLNIGGGGLGYRERPGLGSDGSDRGSSSNVMSNYEAYKPSTGAMGDRLSAMKAAFQSQYKSHFVAASLNNQKTGSSAAGASGWTSAGSLNSVPTNSAQQNAASPDSPIAAAAVKGIPGFTSAGNLSSVPAYPGLGIQGYNSTSASINSREGGNGGGGGGGGGGGGRERYSDNRSNRHNDSPARHGDGSGRHGDSQRHGDGGGRHSDGYRQGDNRHGDSHRHGESRHSSGGSNSSRHGDGRNNGDGRNNGDGRNNEGRNNESRINENKKDGSNRDSKTDGFAVPEPPKRKKSRWDS, translated from the exons ATGAACTGGAACAAAGGTGGGCCTGGCACCAAAAGAGGCTTTGGTTTTGGAGGATTTGCCATAGCCCCTGGAAAAAAAGAGGAACCAAAACTCCCTTCACAGTCCCATAGTGCTTTTGGAACACCTGGCTCTTCAGCTGCGTTTGGGAAGTCAGCACCGCCTCAGCTCCCTTCTTTCTATAAAATTGGATCAAAGCGAGCAAACTTTGATGAGGAGAATGC ATACTTTGAGGATGAAGAGGAAGATTCCAGCAACGTTGATTTGCCATACATTCCTGCAGAGAATTCCCCCACTCGCCAGCAGTTTAATTCCAAATCGGGAGACTCTGACAGTGAAGATGATCCCTTGGAAGCATTCATGGCTGAAGTGGAG GATCAAGCAGCTCGAGACATGAAGAGACTTGAAGagaaagacaaggaaagaaagaataCAAA GGGTATTCGAGATGACATTGAAGAGGAAGATGACCAA GAAGCTTATTTTCGCTACATGGCAGAAAATCCTACTGCTGGTGTGGtcccagaagaggaagaggataaCTTGGAATATGATAGTGATGGGAATCCAATTGCGCCATCCAAAAAAGTCATAGATCCTCTTCCACCTATTGATCATTCAGAG ATTGAATACCCTCCATTTGAGAAGAACTTCTACGAGGAGCACGAAGAAATCAGCAGCCTCACCCCACAGCAGATAGTGGAACTACGACATAAATTGAATTTACGG GTCTCTGGTGCCGCTCCCCCCAGACCTGGCAGTAGTTTTGCTCATTTTGGATTTGATGAACAGCTTATGCATCAAATTCGGAAATCTGAGTATACCCAGCCCACTCCTATACAATGTCAG gGTGTTCCAGTTGCATTAAGTGGCAGAGACATGATTGGCATAGCTAAGACTGGAAGTGGGAAAACCGCAGCCTTCATCTGGCCAATGTTGATCCACATCATGGATCAAAaggagctggagccaggggaTGGTCCCATTGCAGTGATCGTGTGCCCAACCAGAGAGCTTTGCCAACAG ATCCATGCTGAATGTAAACGCTTTGGTAAAGCGTATAACCTGCGCTCGGTAGCCGTGTATGGAGGAGGAAGTATGTGGGAACAAGCCAAAGCTctgcaggaaggggcagagatAGTCGTCTGCACACCA GGTCGCTTGATTGATCATGTGAAGAAGAAAGCTACCAATCTTCAAAGAGTCTCCTATCTTGTGTTTGATGAAGCAGACAGAATGTTTGACATGGGTTTTG aATATCAAGTGAGATCAGTTGCCAGCCATGTGCGCCCTGACAGACAAA CTCTCTTGTTCAGTGCCACTTTTCGTAAAAAGATTGAGAAGTTGGCCAGAGATATCCTGATCGACCCGATTCGAGTGGTGCAGGGAGACATTGGAGAG GCAAATGAAGATGTTACACAAATTGTGGAGATTCTCCCCTCTGGTCCTAGCAAGTGGAACTGGCTGACCAGGCACCTGGTGGAGTTCACTTCTTCTGGGAGTGTTCTTCTCTTTGTCACCAAGAAAGCAAATGCAGAGGAGCTGGCCAATAACCTTAAACAGGAGGATCATAACCTAGGGCTGCTTCATGGTGACATGGACCAGAGCGAAAGGAATAAAGTCATTTCAGACTTTAAGAAAAAGGGGATCCCAATTCTGGTTGCTACTGATGTGGCAG CTCGTGGTCTGGATATTCCTTCCATTAAGACCGTGATCAATTACGATGTGGCCCGTGATATAGACACCCACACGCACAGAATTGGACGTACGGGCAGGGCTGGTGAGAAGGGAATAGCTTACACTTTACTGACTCCCAAGGATAGTAATTTTGCTGGTGATCTTGTCAGAAATATGGAAGGAGCCAATCAGCATGTTTCAAAAGAACTCTTGGACCTTGCAATGCAG AATGCCTGGTTCCGGAAATCCCGTTTCAAGGGAGGGAAAGGCAAGAAGCTGAACATCGGCGGTGGTGGCTTAGGGTACCGCGAGCGGCCTGGCCTGGGTTCAGATGGCTCT gaCCGTGGGAGCAGCAGCAATGTGATGAGTAACTATGAGGCGTACAAGCCATCCACTGGGGCAATGGGAGACAGATTGTCTGCAATGAAAGCAGCGTTTCAG TCACAATACAAGAGCCACTTTGTTGCTGCCAGCTTAAACAACCAGAAGACTGGTAGCTCTGCTGCTGGGGCCAGTGGATGGACCAGCGCTGGGAGCTTGAATTCAGTACCAACAAATTCAGCACAGCAGAATGCTGCAAGTCCTGACAGTCCGATTGCCGCTGCTGCAGTAAAGGGAATCCCAGGCTTTACCAGTGCTGGGAACCTGAGCAGTGTGCCTGCCTATCCAGGGCTGGGAATTCAGGGATACAACAGCACAAGTGCCAGCATCAACAGCAGAGAAGGCGGCAACGgcggtgggggtggtggaggcgGCGGTGGTGGCGGCAGAGAACGATACAGTGACAACAGAAGCAACCGGCACAATGACAGTCCTGCGCGCCATGGAGATGGTAGTGGTCGCCACGGTGACAGTCAGCGCCATGGAGATGGTGGTGGTCGCCACAGCGATGGCTACCGCCAGGGAGACAACCGCCATGGGGACAGCCACCGCCACGGTGAAAGCCGCCATTCTAGTGGTGGAAGCAACAGTAGCCGACATGGTGACGGCCGCAATAATGGTGATGGCCGCAATAATGGTGACGGCAGGAACAACGAGGGTAGAAACAACGAAAGCAGGATCAATGAGAACAAGAAAGATGGCAGCAACCGGGACAGCAAGACGGATGGTTTTGCTGTCCCCGAGCCCCCAAAGCGCAAGAAGAGCCGATGGGACAGTTAA
- the DDX42 gene encoding ATP-dependent RNA helicase DDX42 isoform X3, which translates to MAENPTAGVVPEEEEDNLEYDSDGNPIAPSKKVIDPLPPIDHSEIEYPPFEKNFYEEHEEISSLTPQQIVELRHKLNLRVSGAAPPRPGSSFAHFGFDEQLMHQIRKSEYTQPTPIQCQGVPVALSGRDMIGIAKTGSGKTAAFIWPMLIHIMDQKELEPGDGPIAVIVCPTRELCQQIHAECKRFGKAYNLRSVAVYGGGSMWEQAKALQEGAEIVVCTPGRLIDHVKKKATNLQRVSYLVFDEADRMFDMGFEYQVRSVASHVRPDRQTLLFSATFRKKIEKLARDILIDPIRVVQGDIGEANEDVTQIVEILPSGPSKWNWLTRHLVEFTSSGSVLLFVTKKANAEELANNLKQEDHNLGLLHGDMDQSERNKVISDFKKKGIPILVATDVAARGLDIPSIKTVINYDVARDIDTHTHRIGRTGRAGEKGIAYTLLTPKDSNFAGDLVRNMEGANQHVSKELLDLAMQNAWFRKSRFKGGKGKKLNIGGGGLGYRERPGLGSDGSDRGSSSNVMSNYEAYKPSTGAMGDRLSAMKAAFQSQYKSHFVAASLNNQKTGSSAAGASGWTSAGSLNSVPTNSAQQNAASPDSPIAAAAVKGIPGFTSAGNLSSVPAYPGLGIQGYNSTSASINSREGGNGGGGGGGGGGGGRERYSDNRSNRHNDSPARHGDGSGRHGDSQRHGDGGGRHSDGYRQGDNRHGDSHRHGESRHSSGGSNSSRHGDGRNNGDGRNNGDGRNNEGRNNESRINENKKDGSNRDSKTDGFAVPEPPKRKKSRWDS; encoded by the exons ATGGCAGAAAATCCTACTGCTGGTGTGGtcccagaagaggaagaggataaCTTGGAATATGATAGTGATGGGAATCCAATTGCGCCATCCAAAAAAGTCATAGATCCTCTTCCACCTATTGATCATTCAGAG ATTGAATACCCTCCATTTGAGAAGAACTTCTACGAGGAGCACGAAGAAATCAGCAGCCTCACCCCACAGCAGATAGTGGAACTACGACATAAATTGAATTTACGG GTCTCTGGTGCCGCTCCCCCCAGACCTGGCAGTAGTTTTGCTCATTTTGGATTTGATGAACAGCTTATGCATCAAATTCGGAAATCTGAGTATACCCAGCCCACTCCTATACAATGTCAG gGTGTTCCAGTTGCATTAAGTGGCAGAGACATGATTGGCATAGCTAAGACTGGAAGTGGGAAAACCGCAGCCTTCATCTGGCCAATGTTGATCCACATCATGGATCAAAaggagctggagccaggggaTGGTCCCATTGCAGTGATCGTGTGCCCAACCAGAGAGCTTTGCCAACAG ATCCATGCTGAATGTAAACGCTTTGGTAAAGCGTATAACCTGCGCTCGGTAGCCGTGTATGGAGGAGGAAGTATGTGGGAACAAGCCAAAGCTctgcaggaaggggcagagatAGTCGTCTGCACACCA GGTCGCTTGATTGATCATGTGAAGAAGAAAGCTACCAATCTTCAAAGAGTCTCCTATCTTGTGTTTGATGAAGCAGACAGAATGTTTGACATGGGTTTTG aATATCAAGTGAGATCAGTTGCCAGCCATGTGCGCCCTGACAGACAAA CTCTCTTGTTCAGTGCCACTTTTCGTAAAAAGATTGAGAAGTTGGCCAGAGATATCCTGATCGACCCGATTCGAGTGGTGCAGGGAGACATTGGAGAG GCAAATGAAGATGTTACACAAATTGTGGAGATTCTCCCCTCTGGTCCTAGCAAGTGGAACTGGCTGACCAGGCACCTGGTGGAGTTCACTTCTTCTGGGAGTGTTCTTCTCTTTGTCACCAAGAAAGCAAATGCAGAGGAGCTGGCCAATAACCTTAAACAGGAGGATCATAACCTAGGGCTGCTTCATGGTGACATGGACCAGAGCGAAAGGAATAAAGTCATTTCAGACTTTAAGAAAAAGGGGATCCCAATTCTGGTTGCTACTGATGTGGCAG CTCGTGGTCTGGATATTCCTTCCATTAAGACCGTGATCAATTACGATGTGGCCCGTGATATAGACACCCACACGCACAGAATTGGACGTACGGGCAGGGCTGGTGAGAAGGGAATAGCTTACACTTTACTGACTCCCAAGGATAGTAATTTTGCTGGTGATCTTGTCAGAAATATGGAAGGAGCCAATCAGCATGTTTCAAAAGAACTCTTGGACCTTGCAATGCAG AATGCCTGGTTCCGGAAATCCCGTTTCAAGGGAGGGAAAGGCAAGAAGCTGAACATCGGCGGTGGTGGCTTAGGGTACCGCGAGCGGCCTGGCCTGGGTTCAGATGGCTCT gaCCGTGGGAGCAGCAGCAATGTGATGAGTAACTATGAGGCGTACAAGCCATCCACTGGGGCAATGGGAGACAGATTGTCTGCAATGAAAGCAGCGTTTCAG TCACAATACAAGAGCCACTTTGTTGCTGCCAGCTTAAACAACCAGAAGACTGGTAGCTCTGCTGCTGGGGCCAGTGGATGGACCAGCGCTGGGAGCTTGAATTCAGTACCAACAAATTCAGCACAGCAGAATGCTGCAAGTCCTGACAGTCCGATTGCCGCTGCTGCAGTAAAGGGAATCCCAGGCTTTACCAGTGCTGGGAACCTGAGCAGTGTGCCTGCCTATCCAGGGCTGGGAATTCAGGGATACAACAGCACAAGTGCCAGCATCAACAGCAGAGAAGGCGGCAACGgcggtgggggtggtggaggcgGCGGTGGTGGCGGCAGAGAACGATACAGTGACAACAGAAGCAACCGGCACAATGACAGTCCTGCGCGCCATGGAGATGGTAGTGGTCGCCACGGTGACAGTCAGCGCCATGGAGATGGTGGTGGTCGCCACAGCGATGGCTACCGCCAGGGAGACAACCGCCATGGGGACAGCCACCGCCACGGTGAAAGCCGCCATTCTAGTGGTGGAAGCAACAGTAGCCGACATGGTGACGGCCGCAATAATGGTGATGGCCGCAATAATGGTGACGGCAGGAACAACGAGGGTAGAAACAACGAAAGCAGGATCAATGAGAACAAGAAAGATGGCAGCAACCGGGACAGCAAGACGGATGGTTTTGCTGTCCCCGAGCCCCCAAAGCGCAAGAAGAGCCGATGGGACAGTTAA